The genomic region GACGAGGGCGACGGCAATCGCCGCTGCCGTCCGTCGCGGGTGCGTTCGACCCGACCAGGTCATGGCCGGCCCCGCTGGTCAGCTGCCGCGTCTCGGCGTCCATCGACTGTCGGTTTGGTCATGGTTAGAAGTTCGAAACCAGCACACGCACCTGCTCGGTGGTCAGCTCCGAGCGGTACAGTTCGAACAACACTTCGAGTCGTTGCTCCGAAAGACTCCGGTTGTTGTTCTCTAGCATTGAGATGTGAGCCTGCATGATGTCGTCGATTTCCACCTCAACCTCTCGCTGGCCAAACCCCGCCGCGACACGGAGGAGACGCCACGCTGTCGGCGAGATGTCGTGGATGCCGATGTCGTCATCCTCGCTCACCTCCATCTGCTACTATTCCTCACCATCAGACGAGTGGACATAATTGTTCGTTTCAGCGCGTCAGTCGAACGTCGAGAACGACGTTGTGTTCCTTCGGGGCATACGACCGGACAGTGTGTCGCGTTTTGACCGTCACGTCGTAGGCTGACTCCGCAGCCGCCCGTATCGCTCGCTCGCCGGGTCCGAACAGGTCGTCCTCGTGCTGGATATCGTAGTAATGAAGAACGCACTCATCGGCTGCCAAGTGGACAGCGGTCTCCAGAAATTCATCGGCGCTATGAGGAAGGTTCATGACGATGCGGTCAGCCCAGCCCTCATACTCGCTGGCAACCTCACGGACGTCACCACAGATACTGGTCACGCGGTCAGCGACGCCGTTCCGCTCCGCATTTGCTCGGAGGTACTCGATCGCTGTCTCGTTGATGTCGGTCCCAACGCAGGTTGCCCCGCGCTTGGCGAATGGAATCGCGAACGGGCCAACACCAGCGAACATATCGAAGGTCTGCTCGCCCTCGCTGACCTGCTCGGTAACGCGATGGCGTTCCGTCGCCAGACGCGGCGAGAAGTACACTTCTGCGAGGTCAAGGTCGAACGTGCAACCGTACTCCCGGTGGGTGACTTCTGTTCCGCCACCAGCGAGTACGTCCCAGTCGCGAACCCGCTGTTCGCCTTTGATCTTCGATGCGCGATTCAACACCGCTCGCACGGGCAGGTCCGAATCCATGATCGCATCGGCGATCATCCGGGCCCGCTCGTCGTCGTCTTCGTCGACAATCGCGACGTCGCCGATGCGCTCATAGCTTGGGTCGAAGTCGAGTCCGTCCGCCGGCATCGTCTGGCCCTCGCGGACCGGCGGGTCTGCCTCCACGACGGTGAGGTCCGACGGCACCGCCGTGGGGTCGGTGACAGGAACGTACAGCTGCCCGTCGGCGACTGTGATATCGTAACCGTCGTCGACAAGGTTTGCCTCGGCGAGGCGCTGGCGCGTCTCTTCGCCGGCCTCGCGGGGAACGCGAACGCAGGGAACGCCCATACTCCCCCTCCCCGACCACGGGCGGTAAGCCTGACGCTTCGCGCCCTTTATCCCCGACGGCGACCCACTCCGGATATGCTCACATTCGTCGGGCTGGGCCTCTATGATGAGCGCTCGGTCACGGTCGCGGGGCGCGACGCCATTCGAGACGCCGACCAGGTGTTCGCCGAGTTCTACACAAGCCGGCTGATCGGTACCGATATCGAAACGCTGGAGGATACGTTGGAGACGAGTATCGAACTCAGAGACCGGGCCGGCATTGAGCGAGACCCCGAGCCGATTCTCGAAGCCGCCGAGAGCGAGGACGTCGTCTTCTGTACCGCCGGGGATACGATGGTTTCGACGACACACACCGACCTCCGGCTTCGGGCTGCGGACCGTGGTATCGAAACCCGAATCGTTCACGGGACGACTGCCCAGACTGCCGCCGGTTCGCTGACCGGCCTGCAGAACTACCGCTTCGGGAAGGCCACGACGCTCCCCTTCGAGGACGCTCACGGCGGTGATGGTGTCCCGGACAGCGTCGTCGCTACTATCGAGGGCAATCGGGGCCGGGACCTGCATACGCTGGTCTACCTCGACATCAAGGTCGACGACCCACACTGGGACGAGAGTGACGACACGTACATGACCGCCAGCCAGGCCGCCGCCATGCTGTCGGAGCCATTCCCGGACACACTTGGCGTTGTCGTGGCCAGGGCTGGCAGTCCAGACCCGTTGGTGGTTGTTGACACGCTCGACGAACTCGCTACGCAGACGTTCGGCGACCCGCTACATCTGCTTGTCATTCCCGGCTCGCTCCACCCACTTGAGGCGGATGCACTGGAGTCGGTTGCTGGAGCCGACCTGGAATAGCGGCTGTCGTTTCCACGACGCAGTTCAGTCGTCGCCAGCGGTCGCGGGACTCGACTCCGGCTGGTCTTTTTCGAACGTCGTTCCGAGGTCGTACTCGGTTCCGGTCACCAGAAACAGGAGGTCCTCAATAATAACGGTGAGCTCCGGTAGCTCCCGCATCAGCACCCACGTCAGCCCAACGAGGACAATAACGGAGCCGAACTGCGCCAGCATCCGGTCGACAATGTAGTAGGACACGAGCTGTGCGTCGCTGAGGCCGAATAGCGCCATGATCGCTCCCGGGAAGAACTGCGCCTTCTGGAGGCCAAAGGCCAGTGCGATCCCAAGATTCCGAATGAGATTCAGTACGTAGATGATACCGACGGCCCCGACCAGCACACGGAGTTTCCGTCGCCACGGTGCCTTGACTGCCAGTATTCCGCCAGCGAAGATAGAGATACTGCCGATACCTGTACAGGCCAGAATGATAGTGTACGTTATCGGTCGCTCGTTCCCGTCGAACCAGAACGTGTTCTCATAGGGGTACTGCTTCGATGCGATATCGATGCCGTTGTGTGAGAGCCCGCCAACCACCGTCGGATCGTACCCGATGAGCGTCATCAGGAAGGCGACCTGATCGGTGACGACCTCGATGATTGTCTGGCGGAGCGGTCCGATAGTGAGGAAGGGCACGTAGATGACGCCCATGATACCGATGGCACGGGTCAACACCAGTAGCGACTCTCGGCCGTTCCAGAGTAAATAGCCAGTGTACAGCGACAGCGGGACGGCAATAACGCTTCCCAGTCCCTCGACGACGCTCTTCTGTATTAGAATGAAGTGCGGAGCCAGAACGAGCCAGTACGCTGCGAACAAACCCCAGCCGACCGTTCCGACTGGCCGGGCCAGTCGCTTATCGTACTGGGCGACGGCTACGGTTCCCAGAAACGCCGCAAGAACGAGCCACATCAGCGGTTCCGAGGCCGTGACCGGGTCGAACGACAGTCCAGCAATGTTGACGCCCGCCTGCAGGACTGTCTCACTCATTGCTCGTACGTTAGCCAAACCGGCCTATATGTTTTGTCGTTGCGCTACTGTGCGGTGTCGTCTCAGAGTGAGCCGACGGAAGCGCCGCCGCTACCCACGTAGCGCGCGAAAGAAAGAACGGTGTTCAGGGACTGGAGCGAGTCCAGTTAGTTGTCGCGTCGGACGGCGAGGAGCGCAGCGGCGACGAGCGCGATGAGCGCGATGGCTGCCGTGAAGCCGGGACCTTCCTCTGCGGTGGTCTCGGATTCCTCGGTTGCCGGCTCATCGGTTGCCGGTGCGTCAGTTTCCTCGTCGGTTGCCGGCGCGTCAGTTTCCTCTTCGGTTTCGGTTTCCGTTGCCGTCGGCTCTTCCTCGGTGCCAACAGTCACGTTCGCACTGTCCGTAACGGCGGAGCCGTTGGCGGTGTACGGACCGTCAGCGTCCGGGAAGTCGTACGCTTCGTTGCCGTTGGTGTCGAGGTGCGGCATCGCGACCGCCGTGAAGTCCTCGTCCATCGGCTCGTCGAGCGTGATCGGAATGTCCTCGTGGCTGCCTGCCTCGAGGTACTCGGAGTTCCCGACGACATCGCCGGATGCGTTACCGGCGTGGATTGCGATGAAGCCACCGGCGGACAGCTGTGCGCTGTCGACGACGACTTCGCTACCGTCGGATTCCTGGTCACTGATACTCACAGTGGACGTGTCAGCATCGGTGATCTGTCCGTCTTCCTCGTCACCGAGGTTGTCACCGTCGACATCGAGCGTCTGAGCGGTGAAGTTCGTTCCTGCCGAGTAGTCACTGAAGTCAACCGTGGCACTGAACGTACCGTCAGTGGCGACAGTCGCTTCAGGTCGGTCGAGGAACGGGTTGGAGTCACTCTCGGATTCAACTTCGACCTCAAGCTCGGAGCCAGGCGCGACCGAGGTGGTTCCGGTGACCTGCTGGTCAGCGGCAGCCTGAACCTGCACAAGACCGTTGGCCGTGTTGAGAGTTGCGTCACGGTCAACGATGCTGTAACCGTCTTCGATGCCGTCGTTGTCCTCGCTTAGGCCAGTGTCCTGCGACACGGTGAAGTTGGCCGTGATCTTGTCATCGTCGTCCTTGTTACGGATCTGCTTGCCGCTGGAGTAGTTCGCTTGCTGCGTCTTCACAGCGACGAAGTACGTGTTGTTGTCAGGGTCGTCGACAACAACAACGTTGGTGCTGTTGAGGTCAAGCGGGTCCTCATCTGCGTTTGCACCGACGTTAGTACGATTGACGCTGAGGTTGAACACGTCGTTGTTACCGGCGCCACCAGTAGTCGACTGGAGGAACGCCTGGGTCGTGCTGGAGGCACTGTTGACTTCCTCTTCGTAGGCAAGCGGGCCTTCGACACCGGAAGCAACGATCTGGTGGACAACGATGTCACCATCAGCGATGTTGTTCGATTGGGTCAGGTTCTGGCCGATACGATCACGAATGTCGATATCGTCATCGTCGAGCTCAGCGTCCTGTGGGGCCACCCAGCTACGCATACTCTCAGTGGAGCGCTCGCTCAGTCGGAGCGTTCCGACAGCGTCAGCGCTCTTGCTCTGGGACGTCCCTGCAGTGACGTTCAGGTTGTAGCTGGAGGCTTCGATCGTCTCGTCGTCAAGGTTGCTTCGGTTGAAGGAACCGTACTCGTCGACACCAGTGATCTCGTCGTCACCATCAACGTAGAGGATCTCGCTGGCGGAGATACCACTGATACCGCTCGTGCCGGCGAGGTAGCTGTTGAACGAGACAGTGACTTCGCCGTCACCGTCGTCGTCCTCGATGGTTCCGGAAACCGCGTAGTTGTCGTCGTCGTCGTCGCCGACGAAGATAACGGCTTCATCGGTGTTGTCGAGCTGGTAGGTGATGTTGACCACGTCACCACGCTCGTCGTTGACAACACTGCTCTCGAAGCTGGCGTCACCGTCTTCAGCTTCGGAGACGTTGATCTGGTCGGTACTGGCTGTGACGCCAGTCTGGTTGTCCGTCACGTTGATCGTGTACGGACCATCATCAGCGTCGAAGCCGTCGTAGCTGCTGATGTTGTCGAAGATGAAGTCCGTCTCCTCGTTGCCGGAGAGACGGTTCTTGACAATCGTGTCGACCTTGTCGCCGTCATCGGAGAACAGGGTCGCGTTGGCTGGCTGGCCACCGCGAGTGATCGTGACGTTAGCAATGACATCGTCCTCGTCGGTGATGTCATTGTCGTCAGCCTCAACATTCAGGTTGAGGTTGCTGAGCTTGAAGCCAGCTTCACCAGCAGAGTCGTTCTGTGGCGAGACCGAGACGTTGTAGCGCTGACCAGTATCGAGGTTTTCCGTGTCGACAGTGTAGACCTTACTGTTGTCAGCGTACGTGTCGTCAGAGACAATGCTACCCTGGTCTTCTTCGACGAAGACATTGCCACCGTTGGTGTCGTTCACCACGGCAACCGTTTCGCCACGGTAGACGTTGACGTTGTACGATCGATTCTCGTCACTCTTGAAGGACTTGATCGTCGTTGACGTGACGTCGATGTCTTCGGCAACGACCGAGTCACCGCCAACATTACTGACTTTGACTGTCAGGTTGCGGTTCGGCGTAACGTCGTTGCTCAGATCGATCTCAAGGCGTCCGTTCGACCCGTCATCTGAGCCGACCGTAGCGCCCGTGTCCTCTTTTCCGTCAATGAGGACCGTGACGTCATCGTTAACAACAGTTCCGGCGGAGCCATCAAATGCCAATTCAACTGTACCGTCGTTATATTCGACTGCCTGATCGACGGAGACGTTCGCGGCGGCGGCTGCGCCACCGGAGAACGCGACGGTCCCGGCGAATACCGAGAAGACCATCAGCGCCGTCAGAAACAGGCTGCGGATTTTTTCGCTTGTATCTGTCATGTGTTGTGTTTGCTATCGGGCGACCCCAGCAGTTTTCCACGTGGTCGGAACGCGGCCACCGAGGCCACGCATAGACCGAACCGGCGTACTCACTTCTGGCGTCATGGGTAGGGGTATCGATACATTGCCCGAAGTGTGGTAAATGCTTTGTGGAATAAAGTTGGTAAGTATATTACAAGTAATAGTCACTCAGTAATGTTTTTAAACATACATTTGGGTTTGATATGGACGTTTATTTGACTTGTTCAATAATTTGACCGGCGACACTTCGGTTGAAACACGTCTTCATCTCCTGATTTGAGCGAAGTGCGTTCCACCGCTTGACGACGAATGAGGGACCCGATATTGCTGTGATCTGCGAGCGATTCCCTAGCATTACGAACGTGAACCAGAATTGGCTATCAGTGATTGGCAAGTGAGTAATATACAGTTGAGATTAGAATAGATAGACAAGAGGCTGATGTAGCTGTATGAGCGGCGCAAGGAGCGTCACAGATCGGCGTGTCTCACTTGGAGCTGAAGATCAATGAGTGAGCCAGCGAACAGGCGATTCGGGCACAGGGATGCCGAGGTTAGCGCAGACAAACAACCGGGGAAGTTCACCGTATGCTGGATCTCGGAGAGAAGGTCGGACAGCCATAGAGACAGTCACGGACCTGAATGCCGAGCGCTTGGATAGGTGGGGTTTGATGTTCGAAACACCCTCCAAACAAACCTTTCAGGAGAGCTATACGCGCTGATTCTCGACGCTGCAAGCGACTGGGACATCACGAACGTCCCGACCGAAGTCGTGGAACTACTCATAGACTTGATGCAGTGATTATCAACCGCAACGGAACGAAACGCAGGTCAACCGATATACACGATGAGCGAAACGGGTACCGTAGGGAACGTCGTCCCGAGAAATCTACGAACAGCAAGGGCAGGCGATTGCTGAAACCGCTCTCACAGTGACGGAAATCAGGGGGATCTCCGGCAGGTGTTACATCACTACTGCATCTCCCTGCGTTCGACTGTGGCCAAGTTGTGACTGCGGACCAGTAATTGGCCGTCTAGAAGCGAACTGAATAGCACTCTACAGCGGGCCTCGGGTCGTTTTGTAGTCTGCCGGCACTGTTTGCGTACGCGCGAAAGAAAGAACGGTGTTCAGAGACTGGAGCGATTCCAGTTAGTTGTCGCGTCGGACGGCGAGGAGTGCAGCAGCGACGAGCGCGATGAGCGCGATAGCTGCCGTGAAGCCGGGACCGGACGCTTCCGTGGTCTCGGTTTCCTCGGTTGCCGGCTCATCGGTTGCCGGTGCGTCAGTTTCCTCGTCGGTTGCCGGCGGTTCCGTTTCGGTTTCCGTCGGCTCTTCCGTGTCCGCAGGCGTGTCCTCGGCAGCGATGGTCACGTTCGCACTGTCCGTAACGGCGGAGCCGTTGGCGGTGTACGGACCGTCAGCGTCCGGGAAGTCGTACGCTTCGTTGCCGTTGGTGTCGAGGTGCGGCATCGCGACCGCCGTGAAGTCCTCGTCCATTGGCTCGTCGAGCGTGATCGTGATGTCCTCGTGGCTGCCTGCATCGCGGTACTCGGAGTGCCCGACGACATCGCCGGATGCGTTACCGGCGTGGATTGCGATGAAGCCACCGGCGGACAGCTGCGCGCTGTCGACGACGACTTCGCTACCGTCGGATTCCTGGTCACTGATGCTCACAGTGGCCGTGTCAGCATCGGTGATCTGTCCATCTTCCTCGTCACCGAGTTCGTCACCGTCGACATCGAGCGTCTGAGCGGTGAAGTTCGTTCCTGCCGAGTAGTCACTGAAGTCAGCCGTGGCACTGAACGTACCGTCAGTGGTGACAGTCGCTTCAGGTCGGTCGAGGAACGGGTTGGAGTCGCTCTCGGATTCAACTTCGACCTCAAACTCGGAACCGGGTGCGACTGTGGTCGTTCCGGTGAGTTGCTGGTCAGCAGCAGCCTGAACCAGCACGAGACCGTTGGTCGTGTCGATAGTTGCGTCGCGGTCAACGATGCTGTAATCCACCTCAGCGGCGTCGTTGTCGTCGCTCAGGCCAGTGTCCTCCGACACGGTGAAGTTGGCCGTGAGCTCGTCATCTTCGTCATCGTCGCGGATCGCTGTGCCGCTCTCGAAGTTCGCGTTCTGCGTCTCCACAGCGACGAAGTACGTGTTGTTGTCAGGGTCGTCGACAACAACAACGTTGGAGCTGTTGAGGATGAGCGGATCTTCATCTGCGTTTGCACCGACATCGCTACGGTTGACGGTGAGGTTGAACACGTCGTTGTTATTATCGCCGCCAACAGTCGACCGGAGGAACGCTTGGGTCGTGCTGGAGGAGCTGTTGACTTCCTCTTCGTAGGCAAGCGGGCCTTCGACACCGGACGAAACGATCTGGTGGACAACGATGTCACCCTCAGCGATGTCGTTCGATTGGGTCAGGTTCTGGCCGATACGATCACGAATGTCGATATCGTCATCGTCGAGCTCAGCGTCCTGTGGGGCCACCCAGCTACGGAAGTTCTCAGTGGAGCGCTCGTTCAGTCGGAGCGTTCCGACGGAGTCAGCGCTGTCGTCCTGAGACGTGCCTGCAGTGACGTTCAGGTTGTAGCTGGAGGCTTCGATCGTCTCGTCGTCAAGGTTGCTTCGGCTGAAGGAGCCGGCCTCTTCGACACCAGTGATCTCGTCGTCACCATCAACGTAGAGGATATCGCTGGCGGAGATGCCACTGATATTGCTCGTGCCAGCGAGGTAGCTGTTGAACGAGACAGTGACTTCGCCGTCACCGTCGTCGTCCTCAATGGTGCCGGAGATTGCGTAGTTGTCGTCGTCGTCGTCGCCGACGAAGACAACGGCTTCATCCTCATTATCGAGCTGGTAGGTGATGTTGACTACGTCACCACGCTCGTCGTTGACCACGCTGCTCTCGAAGCTGGCATCACCGTCGCCAGCCTCGGAGACGTTGATCTGGTCGGTGCTGGCTGTGACGCCAGTCTGGTTGTCCGTCACGTTGATCGTGTACGGACCATCATCAGCATCGAAGCCGTCGTAGCTGCTGATGTTGTCGAAGATAAAGTCCGTCTCGTCATTGCCGGAGAGACGGTCCTTGACAATCGTGTCGACCTTGTCGCCGTTATCATCGAACAGGGTCGCGTTGGCCGGCTGGCCACCACGGGTGATCGTGACGTTGGCGATGACATCGTCCTCGTCGGTGATGTCATTGTCGTCAGCCTCGACATTCAGGTCGAGATCGCTGAGCTTGAAGCCAGCTTCACCAGCAGAGTCGTTCTGTGGCGAGACCGAGACGTTGTAGCGCTGACCGCTGTCGAGGTCTTCCGTGTCGACGGTGTAGACCTGACTGTTGTCAGCGTACGTGTCGTCAGAGACAATGCTACCCTGGTCTTCTTCGACGAAGACATTGCCACCGTTGGTGTCGTTCACCACAGCGACCGTTTCGCCGCGGTAGACATTGATGTTGTACGATCGAGCCGAGTCACTCGTGAAGGACGTGATCGACGTTGACGTGACGTCGATGTCCTCGGCAACGACCGTGCCGTCGCCACCAGTAAGATTGCTGACCTTGATGGTCAGGTTGCGGTTCGGCTGAACGTCGCCGTCAAGGTTGATTTGAAGGCGTCCGTTCGACCCGTCGTCCGTACTATCAACACTAGGGTTGGAGCCGGAGACGAAGTTGCTGGGGTTTTCGTTGCCGTCAACGAAGACTGTGACATCGTTGTCATCAATACTCCCCGCGCCGCCATCAAATGCCAATTCGACTGTTCCGCTGTTATATTCGACTGCCTGATCGACGGAGACGTTCGCGGCGGCGGCTGCGCCACCGGAGAACGCGACGGTCCCGGCGAATACCGAGAAAACCATCAGCGCCGTCAGAAACAGGCTGCGAATCTTATCTGAATTTCCTGTCATAGTTTGTGTTTGCTATCGGGCGACCCCAGCAGTTTTCCACGTGGTCGGAACGCAATCACCGCGATCGCGTGTAGACCGAACCGGTGTACTCACTTCTGGCGCCATGGGTAGGGGTACAGTCTATACGATAGGTGTCTGTTGTAAATGTTTTGTGGTAAGAACATCTGCCTGTCATGAATATTCAGGTTAGAGAAGCACTGTCTGTGTTGATTAG from Haloarcula sp. H-GB4 harbors:
- a CDS encoding BGTF surface domain-containing protein, which translates into the protein MTGNSDKIRSLFLTALMVFSVFAGTVAFSGGAAAAANVSVDQAVEYNSGTVELAFDGGAGSIDDNDVTVFVDGNENPSNFVSGSNPSVDSTDDGSNGRLQINLDGDVQPNRNLTIKVSNLTGGDGTVVAEDIDVTSTSITSFTSDSARSYNINVYRGETVAVVNDTNGGNVFVEEDQGSIVSDDTYADNSQVYTVDTEDLDSGQRYNVSVSPQNDSAGEAGFKLSDLDLNVEADDNDITDEDDVIANVTITRGGQPANATLFDDNGDKVDTIVKDRLSGNDETDFIFDNISSYDGFDADDGPYTINVTDNQTGVTASTDQINVSEAGDGDASFESSVVNDERGDVVNITYQLDNEDEAVVFVGDDDDDNYAISGTIEDDDGDGEVTVSFNSYLAGTSNISGISASDILYVDGDDEITGVEEAGSFSRSNLDDETIEASSYNLNVTAGTSQDDSADSVGTLRLNERSTENFRSWVAPQDAELDDDDIDIRDRIGQNLTQSNDIAEGDIVVHQIVSSGVEGPLAYEEEVNSSSSTTQAFLRSTVGGDNNNDVFNLTVNRSDVGANADEDPLILNSSNVVVVDDPDNNTYFVAVETQNANFESGTAIRDDDEDDELTANFTVSEDTGLSDDNDAAEVDYSIVDRDATIDTTNGLVLVQAAADQQLTGTTTVAPGSEFEVEVESESDSNPFLDRPEATVTTDGTFSATADFSDYSAGTNFTAQTLDVDGDELGDEEDGQITDADTATVSISDQESDGSEVVVDSAQLSAGGFIAIHAGNASGDVVGHSEYRDAGSHEDITITLDEPMDEDFTAVAMPHLDTNGNEAYDFPDADGPYTANGSAVTDSANVTIAAEDTPADTEEPTETETEPPATDEETDAPATDEPATEETETTEASGPGFTAAIALIALVAAALLAVRRDN
- the artA gene encoding archaeosortase A; the encoded protein is MSETVLQAGVNIAGLSFDPVTASEPLMWLVLAAFLGTVAVAQYDKRLARPVGTVGWGLFAAYWLVLAPHFILIQKSVVEGLGSVIAVPLSLYTGYLLWNGRESLLVLTRAIGIMGVIYVPFLTIGPLRQTIIEVVTDQVAFLMTLIGYDPTVVGGLSHNGIDIASKQYPYENTFWFDGNERPITYTIILACTGIGSISIFAGGILAVKAPWRRKLRVLVGAVGIIYVLNLIRNLGIALAFGLQKAQFFPGAIMALFGLSDAQLVSYYIVDRMLAQFGSVIVLVGLTWVLMRELPELTVIIEDLLFLVTGTEYDLGTTFEKDQPESSPATAGDD
- the dph5 gene encoding diphthine synthase translates to MLTFVGLGLYDERSVTVAGRDAIRDADQVFAEFYTSRLIGTDIETLEDTLETSIELRDRAGIERDPEPILEAAESEDVVFCTAGDTMVSTTHTDLRLRAADRGIETRIVHGTTAQTAAGSLTGLQNYRFGKATTLPFEDAHGGDGVPDSVVATIEGNRGRDLHTLVYLDIKVDDPHWDESDDTYMTASQAAAMLSEPFPDTLGVVVARAGSPDPLVVVDTLDELATQTFGDPLHLLVIPGSLHPLEADALESVAGADLE
- a CDS encoding class I SAM-dependent methyltransferase family protein: MGVPCVRVPREAGEETRQRLAEANLVDDGYDITVADGQLYVPVTDPTAVPSDLTVVEADPPVREGQTMPADGLDFDPSYERIGDVAIVDEDDDERARMIADAIMDSDLPVRAVLNRASKIKGEQRVRDWDVLAGGGTEVTHREYGCTFDLDLAEVYFSPRLATERHRVTEQVSEGEQTFDMFAGVGPFAIPFAKRGATCVGTDINETAIEYLRANAERNGVADRVTSICGDVREVASEYEGWADRIVMNLPHSADEFLETAVHLAADECVLHYYDIQHEDDLFGPGERAIRAAAESAYDVTVKTRHTVRSYAPKEHNVVLDVRLTR
- a CDS encoding BGTF surface domain-containing protein; the encoded protein is MTDTSEKIRSLFLTALMVFSVFAGTVAFSGGAAAAANVSVDQAVEYNDGTVELAFDGSAGTVVNDDVTVLIDGKEDTGATVGSDDGSNGRLEIDLSNDVTPNRNLTVKVSNVGGDSVVAEDIDVTSTTIKSFKSDENRSYNVNVYRGETVAVVNDTNGGNVFVEEDQGSIVSDDTYADNSKVYTVDTENLDTGQRYNVSVSPQNDSAGEAGFKLSNLNLNVEADDNDITDEDDVIANVTITRGGQPANATLFSDDGDKVDTIVKNRLSGNEETDFIFDNISSYDGFDADDGPYTINVTDNQTGVTASTDQINVSEAEDGDASFESSVVNDERGDVVNITYQLDNTDEAVIFVGDDDDDNYAVSGTIEDDDGDGEVTVSFNSYLAGTSGISGISASEILYVDGDDEITGVDEYGSFNRSNLDDETIEASSYNLNVTAGTSQSKSADAVGTLRLSERSTESMRSWVAPQDAELDDDDIDIRDRIGQNLTQSNNIADGDIVVHQIVASGVEGPLAYEEEVNSASSTTQAFLQSTTGGAGNNDVFNLSVNRTNVGANADEDPLDLNSTNVVVVDDPDNNTYFVAVKTQQANYSSGKQIRNKDDDDKITANFTVSQDTGLSEDNDGIEDGYSIVDRDATLNTANGLVQVQAAADQQVTGTTSVAPGSELEVEVESESDSNPFLDRPEATVATDGTFSATVDFSDYSAGTNFTAQTLDVDGDNLGDEEDGQITDADTSTVSISDQESDGSEVVVDSAQLSAGGFIAIHAGNASGDVVGNSEYLEAGSHEDIPITLDEPMDEDFTAVAMPHLDTNGNEAYDFPDADGPYTANGSAVTDSANVTVGTEEEPTATETETEEETDAPATDEETDAPATDEPATEESETTAEEGPGFTAAIALIALVAAALLAVRRDN